Proteins encoded together in one Halorubellus sp. JP-L1 window:
- a CDS encoding threonine synthase, with amino-acid sequence MDTTDAFVGLECVDCGERFDADAATHQCPDCDGILDPAYDYDAVDLTREDLRERPFDSMWRYEELLPFPRETAVSMHEGATPLVDCPTLAAELGVERVLIKDEGQNPTGTFKDRGQSPAITAAVQHGATDVALASAGNAGQAASAYAGRAGLDSHVFLPARSGFTNKAMVNVHGGDMTVVGGRIGDAGEAYADAIADHDDWYSVKTFVTPYRHEGKKTMYCEIAEQLDFEAPDHVVYPTGGGVGLVGMHKAAREFRDLDLLDGETAFHAAQAEGCAPIVKAFEDGADRHEPWDVPDTICGGIEIPDPGASHLILDAIRESGGRAVATSDDEILDAAVTVAQEEGVEMAPTCAAAASGAWALAQDDAFDADDTVVIVNTGTGNKEADVLRSHLMGKGI; translated from the coding sequence ATGGACACCACGGACGCCTTCGTCGGCCTCGAGTGCGTCGACTGCGGCGAGCGGTTCGACGCCGACGCCGCCACGCATCAGTGCCCGGATTGCGACGGCATCCTCGACCCCGCGTACGACTACGACGCCGTCGACCTCACGCGCGAGGACCTCCGTGAACGACCGTTCGACTCGATGTGGCGCTACGAGGAACTGCTCCCGTTCCCGCGCGAGACAGCGGTGTCGATGCACGAGGGCGCGACGCCGCTCGTCGACTGCCCGACGCTCGCGGCCGAACTCGGCGTCGAGCGCGTGCTCATCAAGGACGAGGGCCAGAACCCGACGGGGACGTTCAAGGACCGCGGGCAGTCCCCTGCGATCACTGCCGCCGTCCAGCACGGCGCGACCGACGTCGCGCTCGCCTCGGCGGGGAACGCCGGCCAGGCCGCGAGCGCGTACGCGGGTCGCGCCGGCCTGGACTCGCACGTCTTCCTCCCCGCCAGGTCTGGGTTCACGAACAAGGCGATGGTGAACGTCCACGGCGGCGACATGACCGTCGTCGGCGGCCGCATCGGCGACGCCGGCGAGGCGTACGCGGACGCGATCGCCGACCACGACGACTGGTACTCCGTGAAGACGTTCGTCACGCCGTACCGCCACGAGGGCAAGAAGACGATGTACTGCGAGATCGCCGAACAGCTCGACTTCGAGGCCCCGGACCACGTCGTCTACCCGACCGGCGGCGGTGTCGGCCTCGTCGGCATGCACAAGGCCGCTCGCGAGTTCCGCGACCTCGACCTCCTCGACGGCGAGACAGCGTTCCACGCGGCACAGGCCGAGGGCTGCGCGCCCATCGTGAAGGCGTTCGAGGACGGCGCGGACCGCCACGAGCCCTGGGACGTCCCCGACACCATCTGCGGCGGCATCGAGATCCCGGACCCGGGCGCGAGCCACCTCATCCTCGACGCGATCCGCGAGTCCGGCGGACGCGCGGTCGCGACGAGCGACGACGAGATCCTCGACGCCGCCGTCACCGTCGCCCAGGAGGAGGGCGTCGAGATGGCGCCGACGTGCGCCGCCGCCGCCTCGGGCGCGTGGGCGCTCGCCCAGGACGACGCGTTCGACGCGGACGACACCGTCGTCATCGTCAACACCGGAACCGGGAACAAGGAGGCGGACGTCCTCCGCAGTCACCTGATGGGCAAAGGAATCTGA
- a CDS encoding proteasome assembly chaperone family protein, with the protein MDALDIEVVADVELDDPVFLEGLPGVGHVGKLAAEHLLEELESTLVRRVYSNDLPPQVDVGDDGVAELTHAEFHAVEADGRDLLILTGDHQAQSNEGHYRMADAFLDLAAEFGCESAYALGGVPTGELIEEYSVLGAATSESRVEALQDVGVEFREDEPAGGIVGVSGLVLGLGGRRGFDAACLMGETSGYLVDPKSARAVLEVLVELFEIEIEYESLEERADEMEDVIEKIQQMEQQQTPQMADDDLRYIG; encoded by the coding sequence ATGGACGCACTCGACATCGAGGTTGTTGCGGACGTCGAACTCGACGATCCGGTGTTCCTCGAGGGCCTGCCCGGGGTCGGGCACGTCGGGAAGCTCGCAGCGGAGCACCTCCTGGAGGAGCTCGAGTCGACGCTCGTTCGGCGCGTGTACTCGAACGACCTACCGCCGCAGGTCGACGTCGGCGACGACGGTGTGGCGGAGTTGACGCACGCGGAGTTCCACGCGGTGGAGGCCGACGGCCGGGACCTCCTGATTCTGACTGGCGATCATCAGGCCCAGAGCAACGAGGGCCACTATCGGATGGCGGACGCGTTCCTCGACCTCGCGGCGGAGTTCGGGTGCGAGTCGGCGTACGCGCTCGGTGGCGTGCCGACGGGCGAACTCATCGAGGAGTACTCGGTCCTGGGTGCGGCGACGAGCGAGTCCCGCGTCGAGGCCCTGCAGGACGTGGGCGTGGAGTTCCGCGAGGACGAACCGGCCGGCGGCATCGTCGGCGTGTCAGGGCTCGTGCTCGGGCTCGGTGGCCGTCGCGGGTTCGACGCGGCGTGCCTGATGGGGGAGACTTCCGGGTACCTCGTCGACCCGAAGAGCGCGCGAGCGGTACTCGAGGTGCTCGTCGAGCTGTTCGAGATCGAGATCGAGTACGAGTCTCTGGAGGAGCGCGCGGACGAGATGGAGGACGTCATCGAGAAGATCCAGCAGATGGAGCAACAGCAGACGCCCCAGATGGCGGACGACGACCTCCGGTACATCGGGTGA
- a CDS encoding metallophosphoesterase: MIGREDLAFRDRAVYLPSLDVLVLSDLHVGRAEASDVAFPVGERDHLHGRLAALLDAFDPETVVFAGDVLHSYGHVPVVARDTLSDLVALVDDAGADLVATPGNHDPQLADVLDAPTPAAYADGDLVVCHGHEEPDAEGGLYVVGHDHPTIDIEGQRRPAYLYGTRSFRNGDVLVLPSFTELAAGVEVNRMRTRDFASPLVTDANALRPVVYDADVDEALWFPPLGDLQAYL, encoded by the coding sequence ATGATCGGTCGCGAGGACCTCGCGTTCCGCGACCGCGCGGTCTACCTCCCGTCGCTCGACGTGCTCGTGCTCTCGGACCTCCACGTCGGTCGGGCCGAGGCGAGCGACGTCGCGTTCCCCGTCGGCGAACGCGACCACCTCCACGGTCGCCTCGCGGCGCTTCTCGACGCGTTCGACCCGGAGACGGTCGTCTTCGCGGGCGACGTCCTCCACAGCTACGGGCACGTGCCGGTGGTCGCTCGCGACACGCTATCGGACCTCGTCGCGCTCGTCGACGACGCCGGTGCCGACCTCGTGGCGACGCCCGGGAACCACGACCCCCAACTGGCTGACGTCCTGGACGCGCCGACGCCTGCAGCGTACGCCGACGGGGACCTCGTGGTCTGTCACGGCCACGAGGAACCCGACGCGGAGGGTGGCCTGTACGTCGTCGGCCACGACCATCCGACCATCGACATCGAGGGCCAGCGACGCCCGGCGTACCTCTACGGCACGCGCTCGTTCCGAAACGGTGACGTCCTCGTGCTCCCGTCGTTCACCGAGCTGGCGGCCGGCGTCGAGGTGAACCGGATGCGGACGCGGGACTTCGCGTCGCCGCTGGTCACGGACGCGAACGCGCTCCGGCCCGTCGTGTACGACGCCGACGTCGACGAAGCGCTCTGGTTCCCGCCACTGGGCGACCTCCAAGCGTACCTCTGA
- a CDS encoding 30S ribosomal protein S27e — MAGSFITVACPDCESEQVVYEKASSEVACAVCGHTLAHPTGGKADLEGEVTGVVEAR, encoded by the coding sequence ATGGCGGGAAGTTTCATTACTGTCGCCTGCCCGGACTGTGAGAGCGAACAGGTCGTCTACGAGAAGGCCTCCAGCGAGGTCGCCTGCGCCGTCTGTGGGCACACGCTCGCCCACCCGACCGGCGGCAAGGCGGACCTCGAGGGCGAGGTCACGGGCGTCGTCGAGGCACGATGA
- a CDS encoding J domain-containing protein, translating into MNGVGVPDVVAGVPPWVGLGLVLAAAFTVVAACVFVLAELRFDDAGRASAAGGRSVSSESRRRVEIREYLDAIGERYVEDEVVDGYAVAFYLPERAVAVTFDAEAYFGLESTGTTAVLCEHEMHGHHLGPRLPFEVPEVRVYDDSSPEAVAERAFDALGLQPSADAEAVRSAYRDRVKEAHPDHGGTEESFRRVREAYATAMAHADGDGADPASTASPRSGTP; encoded by the coding sequence GTGAACGGGGTTGGCGTGCCGGACGTGGTCGCGGGAGTGCCGCCGTGGGTCGGACTCGGTCTGGTCCTCGCAGCGGCGTTCACGGTCGTCGCGGCGTGCGTGTTCGTGCTCGCGGAACTCCGGTTCGACGACGCGGGCCGGGCGAGTGCGGCTGGCGGGCGGTCGGTGTCGAGCGAGAGCCGGCGGCGCGTCGAGATTCGCGAGTACCTGGACGCCATCGGCGAGCGGTACGTGGAGGACGAGGTCGTCGACGGCTACGCGGTCGCGTTCTACCTCCCGGAGCGAGCGGTGGCGGTGACGTTCGACGCGGAGGCGTACTTCGGCCTGGAGTCGACGGGGACGACGGCGGTCCTCTGCGAGCACGAGATGCACGGGCACCACCTCGGGCCGCGACTGCCGTTCGAGGTCCCGGAGGTCCGCGTGTACGACGACTCTTCGCCGGAGGCAGTCGCGGAGCGGGCGTTCGACGCGCTCGGCCTCCAGCCGTCGGCGGACGCCGAGGCCGTCCGGTCCGCGTACCGCGACCGCGTGAAGGAAGCGCACCCGGACCACGGCGGGACCGAGGAGTCGTTCAGGCGCGTCCGGGAGGCGTACGCGACGGCGATGGCGCACGCAGACGGCGACGGCGCGGACCCTGCCTCGACGGCGTCGCCGCGCTCGGGGACGCCCTGA
- a CDS encoding NAD(P)/FAD-dependent oxidoreductase: MNDEDVVVVGGGLAGLVAARRLAGRGATVRLFEESDAVGGRVRSRREDGFTFDRGFQVLFTAYPAVRRELDLGALDLRDFRPGAIVARDGHRAVLSDPLGDPEAIVESALNRDVTLGDKLRTLALRRELAGEDPATLFDGPDRSTRAFLDERGFSEKFVRNFAAPFYGGITLDRSLETSAHVFEYTFAMLARGRTAVPADGMGAIAAQLGERARGAGVDVRTGERVDAVAGEDDGATVEVGGETVDADAVVVATDPRTARDLTGASTPTEGRACVTSWFVAPDGLELGTKGRILLNSADDRPNQVVHHTEVAPEYAPADSDADVLSATFLGEQDASDAALADEVRDALAAWYPERRVDGLDLRRADRIEFAQFAQPPGFREGLPGVRDPDGRVYLAGDYTRWSSIQGALESGRVAAEAVAADS, from the coding sequence ATGAACGACGAGGACGTCGTCGTGGTCGGGGGAGGGCTGGCGGGGCTCGTCGCCGCACGTCGGCTCGCCGGACGCGGCGCGACCGTGCGGTTGTTCGAGGAATCCGACGCGGTCGGCGGTCGCGTCCGATCGCGTCGCGAGGACGGGTTCACGTTCGACCGCGGATTCCAGGTGCTGTTCACCGCGTACCCCGCGGTTCGACGAGAACTCGACCTGGGCGCGCTCGACCTGCGTGACTTTCGGCCGGGTGCGATCGTCGCTCGCGACGGCCACCGAGCGGTTCTCTCGGACCCGCTGGGGGACCCGGAGGCGATCGTCGAGTCGGCACTGAACCGGGACGTAACTCTCGGGGACAAGCTCCGCACGCTCGCGCTCCGTCGAGAGCTCGCGGGCGAGGACCCGGCGACGCTGTTCGACGGCCCCGACCGGTCGACGCGGGCGTTCCTCGACGAGCGCGGGTTCTCCGAGAAGTTCGTCCGGAACTTCGCCGCGCCGTTCTACGGCGGCATCACGCTCGACAGGTCCCTGGAGACGAGCGCGCACGTCTTCGAGTACACGTTCGCGATGCTCGCTCGCGGCCGGACCGCCGTCCCCGCCGACGGCATGGGTGCCATCGCAGCCCAGCTCGGCGAGCGCGCACGAGGGGCCGGCGTGGACGTGCGGACCGGCGAGCGCGTCGATGCGGTCGCCGGCGAGGACGACGGCGCGACCGTCGAGGTTGGCGGCGAGACCGTCGACGCGGACGCGGTGGTCGTCGCCACCGATCCGCGGACCGCCCGCGACCTCACCGGCGCGAGCACGCCGACCGAGGGGAGGGCCTGCGTCACCTCGTGGTTCGTCGCCCCGGACGGCCTGGAACTCGGGACGAAGGGCCGCATCCTCCTGAATTCCGCGGACGACCGCCCGAACCAGGTCGTCCACCACACCGAGGTCGCGCCCGAGTACGCGCCCGCGGACTCGGACGCGGACGTCCTGTCCGCGACGTTCCTCGGCGAGCAGGACGCGTCCGACGCGGCACTCGCCGACGAGGTTCGAGACGCGCTCGCCGCCTGGTACCCGGAGCGACGCGTCGACGGCCTCGACCTGCGTCGCGCCGATCGCATCGAGTTCGCGCAGTTCGCACAGCCGCCCGGATTCAGGGAGGGGCTGCCGGGCGTCCGCGACCCCGACGGTCGCGTCTACCTCGCCGGCGACTACACGCGCTGGTCGAGCATCCAGGGCGCCCTCGAGAGCGGGCGCGTCGCCGCCGAGGCCGTCGCCGCCGATAGCTGA
- the artA gene encoding archaeosortase A encodes MSLPLSVESVTLGGVTVGSDLLGWLVLAAFLLGAVLDVTGRVDVARRAYAGAWALFAAFWAVVFPHFLFTKASAVEGVLALVAVPACLYTGYLLWNGRDGLHVLSRAVLLMGVVYYPTQAIPFVREFLIELVADQTHWGIQLLGYSPEYTTGPEYGYQNMFVFSEFATYIVYACTGIGSIAIFGGLIAAVDAPLRRKLKSFALAIGIIWVLNLVRNVFVAVAAGKGWFQHQAVLDFAALAGIEASHASFWFAHNVLSQTASVFALVGITWIVVQELPEMLGVLEEVLFVATGSEYDLESALDVDANPAMRADGGE; translated from the coding sequence ATGTCGCTGCCGCTGTCCGTCGAGTCCGTCACCCTCGGCGGCGTCACCGTCGGGTCGGACCTCCTCGGATGGCTCGTCCTCGCCGCGTTCCTCCTCGGGGCCGTCCTCGACGTGACGGGCCGGGTGGACGTCGCCAGGCGCGCTTACGCCGGCGCGTGGGCGCTGTTCGCGGCGTTCTGGGCGGTCGTGTTCCCGCACTTCCTGTTCACGAAGGCCTCCGCCGTCGAGGGCGTGCTGGCGCTCGTCGCGGTCCCCGCCTGCCTGTACACGGGCTATCTGCTCTGGAACGGCCGGGATGGCTTGCACGTCCTCTCCCGGGCGGTCCTGTTGATGGGCGTCGTCTACTATCCGACGCAGGCGATTCCGTTCGTCCGCGAGTTCCTGATCGAACTGGTCGCCGACCAGACGCACTGGGGCATCCAGTTGCTGGGGTACAGTCCCGAGTACACGACCGGCCCAGAGTACGGCTACCAGAACATGTTCGTGTTCAGCGAGTTCGCGACGTACATCGTGTACGCGTGCACGGGCATCGGGTCGATCGCGATATTCGGCGGCCTCATCGCCGCCGTGGACGCTCCGCTCCGCCGGAAGCTGAAGTCGTTCGCGCTCGCGATCGGCATCATCTGGGTGCTGAACCTCGTCCGGAACGTGTTCGTCGCGGTCGCCGCCGGCAAGGGCTGGTTCCAGCATCAGGCGGTACTGGACTTCGCGGCACTCGCCGGTATCGAGGCGTCGCACGCGTCGTTCTGGTTCGCGCACAACGTCCTCTCGCAGACGGCGTCGGTGTTCGCACTCGTCGGCATCACGTGGATCGTCGTGCAGGAACTCCCCGAGATGCTCGGCGTCCTCGAGGAGGTCCTGTTCGTCGCGACCGGGAGCGAGTACGACCTCGAGAGCGCGCTCGACGTGGACGCGAACCCCGCGATGCGGGCCGACGGCGGGGAATGA
- a CDS encoding HAH_0734 family protein, producing the protein MKRLIIDGDPGIRKDATISYGDEESVHVFGINRQGEWHGPERVQLWCTVGDEDELETYQTRDYIPHHLEVDRVDADAVDVLSEKNPLSV; encoded by the coding sequence ATGAAGCGACTCATCATCGACGGAGACCCCGGCATTCGGAAGGATGCGACCATCTCCTACGGCGACGAGGAGTCGGTCCACGTCTTCGGCATCAACCGCCAGGGCGAGTGGCACGGCCCCGAGCGCGTCCAGCTCTGGTGCACGGTCGGCGACGAGGACGAACTGGAGACGTACCAGACGCGGGACTACATCCCGCACCACCTCGAGGTCGACCGCGTCGACGCCGATGCCGTCGACGTCCTCTCCGAGAAGAACCCGCTCAGCGTCTGA
- a CDS encoding 50S ribosomal protein L44e, whose protein sequence is MKMPRRFNTYCPYCNEHNEHEVEKVRGGRPTGMTKVQGRQRERAISSIGNSGKFSKVPSGEKPTKKTDLKYRCGDCGKAHLREGWRTGRLEFQE, encoded by the coding sequence ATGAAGATGCCACGCCGGTTCAACACGTACTGTCCGTACTGTAACGAACACAACGAGCACGAAGTGGAGAAGGTTCGTGGCGGTCGCCCGACGGGCATGACGAAGGTCCAGGGTCGACAGCGCGAGCGCGCCATCTCCTCGATCGGGAACTCCGGCAAGTTCTCGAAGGTGCCGTCCGGCGAGAAGCCGACGAAGAAGACCGACCTCAAGTACCGCTGCGGCGACTGCGGGAAAGCCCACCTCCGCGAAGGATGGCGGACGGGCCGTCTGGAGTTCCAGGAGTAA
- a CDS encoding translation initiation factor IF-2 subunit alpha, with protein sequence MKYSGWPENGELVVGKIDEIEDFGVFVDLEEYEDKRGLIHISEVASGWIKNVRDHVNPGMTVVCKVLDVDESSQQIDLSLKDVNDHQRSDKIQEWKNERKADNWMLLAFGEDVSDEQYQSVATELLGQFGSLYDGFEEAAIHGEEALDSTDLDDDEVAALVETARDNVSVPYVNVTGYVDLESPNPDGVDDVKEAMQAAEGDDGDVPDEVDLGVTYVGAPEYRIKVQAPNYKTAESELEASAGRAREAIEAVGGEGAYHRERHTDDE encoded by the coding sequence ATGAAGTACAGCGGGTGGCCCGAGAACGGCGAACTCGTCGTCGGCAAGATAGACGAGATCGAGGACTTCGGCGTCTTCGTCGACCTCGAGGAGTACGAGGACAAGCGCGGGCTCATCCACATCAGCGAGGTTGCGAGCGGCTGGATCAAGAACGTTCGCGACCACGTCAACCCGGGAATGACCGTCGTCTGCAAGGTCCTCGATGTGGACGAGTCCTCTCAACAGATCGACCTGTCGCTGAAGGACGTCAACGACCACCAGCGTTCGGACAAGATCCAGGAGTGGAAGAACGAGCGGAAGGCGGACAACTGGATGCTGCTCGCGTTCGGCGAGGACGTCAGCGACGAACAGTACCAGAGCGTCGCGACGGAGCTCCTCGGGCAGTTCGGGAGTCTGTACGACGGGTTCGAGGAGGCCGCGATCCACGGCGAGGAAGCGCTGGACTCGACGGACCTGGACGACGACGAGGTGGCGGCGCTCGTCGAGACTGCTCGGGATAACGTGTCGGTGCCGTACGTGAACGTCACGGGCTACGTCGACCTGGAATCCCCGAATCCGGACGGCGTGGACGACGTGAAGGAAGCGATGCAGGCGGCCGAGGGCGACGACGGCGACGTCCCGGACGAGGTCGACCTCGGCGTGACGTACGTCGGTGCGCCCGAGTACCGCATCAAGGTGCAGGCGCCGAACTACAAGACCGCGGAGTCCGAGCTGGAGGCGAGCGCGGGTCGTGCCCGGGAGGCCATCGAGGCGGTCGGTGGCGAGGGCGCGTACCACCGCGAGCGTCACACCGACGACGAGTAG
- a CDS encoding DUF2298 domain-containing protein — protein sequence MEYSLVLVWLAVFAALAAAATPLAGLLLAPLPDRGSALGLPVAVAVLGVASYWVGQVAFGWPGIVVALVAILGGSAYAISRGHAPERTPAVEAFVVFVVGFFLVVAIRAADAAADPYAGEKMLDLGLLATLYRAPALPPEDMWFAGERLQYYYGGHMIASQFGRLTSTPPAYAYNLALAAYYGLTVAAAYGLARSIAVARDVSPRRAGVLGAFLVGVASNLSTPARGLILLAQHLQQPITLNGPVDVLLAPGRLVFLLVPDDAIRVVTEEGGGKFVEVLGYQFSGLAVSVDGFGYWAASRVIPWTINEFPLFAYLNGDLHAHMMSPPLLLVAAAISFAYWRTPAAAVWRRRAYLFVAAPALGGLLAVVNTWSFPSVAGIVALATAFAATHPATVLPGPVADRVLRVAERSRTNLEVSRLVVAGVVAAAVGVLSVVFAVPFFSGATSGQHPALLPDRSSLVGLLLVHGAFLLVTVAYFLDRSRVDRDALETGALVAVLALLAVANLVVGWVGASLVVVAVAGIIGAVALGAPWRDRGFVAVGVLALVGFAAFHGSAVAFVAAGGAALFALVAAAFRSEPATRQVAAGVAVGVAVLAGVAWVLEATVLVAVVPVLLVGMGLLRLERDVGFEAVLVLGATGLVTLVEFVYVAERAGPGRMNTVFKLYWQVWVLWGVAGGVMLADVAAPSWPRWLVRPRLSRVRAAVGSETAADGGTDEVTADAGTGDGTDTVEGTDQSTDGVDWGRIARVGSTVAAVALVASLSLYAGFALAGHFEANPSQHWICGQSGERGEGEWTLDATDWSEECYPDQAAAIDWLNDHDGRPVVVEAPTTGQYLYGDNSPASGLVSGVSSHTGLPTIAGWAHAANYHTQAGWEARLDDVRTVYEAADASERATVLRQYDVAYVYVGPNERSRYDVARLADDPGISVAQRWGDAVVYAVDRDALAANATAASVEGVDASANATAASDDERDEFRRSKREPRASDALPAI from the coding sequence ATGGAGTACTCGCTGGTCCTCGTCTGGCTGGCGGTGTTCGCCGCGCTCGCCGCGGCGGCCACCCCGCTCGCCGGCCTCCTCCTCGCGCCGCTGCCCGACCGCGGGAGCGCACTCGGGCTGCCCGTCGCCGTCGCCGTCCTCGGCGTCGCGAGCTACTGGGTCGGCCAGGTGGCGTTCGGCTGGCCGGGTATCGTCGTCGCGCTCGTCGCGATCCTCGGCGGGTCCGCGTACGCGATCTCTCGCGGGCACGCGCCAGAGCGGACGCCGGCGGTCGAGGCGTTCGTCGTCTTCGTCGTCGGATTCTTCCTCGTCGTCGCCATCCGGGCGGCGGACGCGGCCGCGGACCCGTACGCGGGCGAGAAGATGCTCGACCTCGGCCTGCTCGCGACGCTGTACCGTGCGCCCGCGCTCCCGCCGGAGGACATGTGGTTCGCGGGCGAACGTCTCCAGTACTACTACGGCGGGCACATGATCGCCTCGCAGTTCGGGCGCCTCACGAGCACGCCGCCCGCGTACGCGTACAACCTCGCGCTAGCGGCGTACTACGGGCTCACGGTCGCGGCGGCGTACGGGCTCGCGCGGTCGATCGCGGTCGCTCGCGACGTCTCGCCGCGGCGCGCCGGCGTCCTCGGCGCGTTCCTCGTCGGCGTGGCGAGCAACCTGTCGACGCCCGCACGCGGGCTCATCCTCCTCGCCCAGCACCTCCAGCAACCGATCACGCTGAACGGTCCGGTCGACGTCCTGCTCGCCCCGGGCCGACTCGTCTTCCTGCTCGTCCCGGACGACGCGATCCGGGTCGTCACCGAGGAGGGCGGCGGGAAGTTCGTGGAGGTACTGGGCTACCAGTTCTCGGGGCTGGCGGTCTCCGTGGACGGGTTCGGGTACTGGGCGGCGAGTCGCGTCATCCCGTGGACGATAAACGAGTTCCCGCTGTTCGCCTACCTGAACGGCGACCTGCACGCGCACATGATGAGTCCGCCCCTCCTGCTGGTCGCCGCTGCGATATCGTTCGCGTACTGGCGGACGCCCGCGGCGGCGGTGTGGCGGCGGCGCGCGTACCTGTTCGTCGCCGCGCCCGCGCTCGGCGGCCTGCTCGCGGTCGTGAACACGTGGTCGTTCCCGTCGGTCGCGGGCATCGTCGCGCTGGCGACCGCGTTCGCCGCGACCCATCCCGCGACGGTGTTGCCGGGACCGGTCGCGGATCGCGTGCTCCGCGTCGCCGAGCGCTCGCGCACGAACCTCGAGGTGTCGCGACTCGTCGTCGCGGGCGTCGTCGCGGCCGCGGTCGGCGTGCTCTCGGTCGTCTTCGCCGTCCCGTTCTTCTCGGGGGCGACGAGCGGCCAGCACCCGGCCCTGCTCCCGGACCGATCCTCGCTCGTCGGCCTCCTGCTCGTCCACGGCGCGTTCCTGCTCGTGACGGTCGCGTACTTCCTCGACCGATCGCGCGTCGACCGGGACGCCCTCGAGACGGGCGCGCTCGTCGCGGTGCTCGCGCTATTGGCGGTCGCGAACCTCGTTGTCGGCTGGGTCGGCGCGTCCCTGGTCGTCGTCGCCGTCGCGGGCATCATTGGCGCGGTCGCGCTCGGTGCGCCGTGGCGGGACCGCGGGTTCGTCGCGGTCGGCGTTCTCGCGCTCGTCGGATTCGCGGCGTTCCACGGCTCGGCGGTCGCGTTCGTCGCCGCCGGCGGCGCTGCGCTGTTCGCGCTCGTCGCCGCCGCGTTCCGGAGCGAGCCCGCGACTCGGCAGGTCGCCGCGGGAGTCGCCGTCGGCGTCGCCGTGCTCGCTGGCGTAGCGTGGGTGCTGGAGGCGACGGTCCTCGTCGCGGTCGTCCCCGTCCTCCTCGTCGGGATGGGCCTCCTCCGCCTGGAGCGCGACGTCGGGTTCGAGGCGGTGCTCGTCCTCGGTGCGACCGGCCTCGTGACGCTCGTCGAGTTCGTGTACGTCGCCGAGCGCGCCGGTCCGGGCCGAATGAACACGGTGTTCAAGCTCTACTGGCAGGTGTGGGTGCTGTGGGGCGTCGCGGGCGGCGTGATGCTCGCGGACGTCGCCGCACCGTCGTGGCCGCGGTGGCTCGTCCGCCCGCGGCTCTCGCGGGTGCGTGCGGCCGTCGGGAGCGAGACGGCCGCGGACGGCGGAACCGACGAGGTGACTGCAGACGCCGGGACCGGTGACGGCACCGACACCGTCGAGGGAACCGACCAGTCCACGGACGGCGTCGACTGGGGGCGGATCGCGCGCGTCGGATCGACGGTCGCCGCGGTCGCGCTCGTCGCATCGCTCTCGCTGTACGCCGGGTTCGCGCTCGCCGGCCACTTCGAGGCGAACCCGAGCCAGCACTGGATCTGTGGCCAGAGCGGCGAGCGCGGCGAGGGCGAGTGGACGCTCGACGCGACGGACTGGAGCGAGGAGTGCTATCCCGACCAGGCCGCCGCCATCGACTGGCTGAACGACCACGACGGTCGACCCGTGGTCGTCGAGGCGCCGACGACCGGGCAGTACCTCTACGGGGACAATTCGCCGGCGTCCGGGCTCGTAAGCGGCGTCTCCAGTCACACCGGCCTGCCGACGATTGCGGGGTGGGCGCACGCCGCGAACTACCACACGCAGGCGGGCTGGGAGGCCAGGCTCGACGACGTCCGGACGGTGTACGAGGCCGCCGACGCGAGCGAGCGCGCGACCGTGCTCCGACAGTACGACGTCGCGTACGTCTACGTCGGCCCGAACGAGCGCTCGCGCTACGACGTCGCGCGCCTCGCGGACGACCCCGGTATCAGCGTCGCACAACGGTGGGGTGACGCCGTCGTGTACGCCGTCGACCGGGACGCACTCGCCGCGAACGCCACGGCCGCGTCGGTCGAGGGCGTCGACGCCAGCGCGAACGCCACGGCCGCGAGTGACGACGAGCGCGACGAGTTTCGACGATCGAAGCGCGAACCACGAGCGAGCGACGCGCTTCCGGCGATCTGA
- a CDS encoding RNA-protein complex protein Nop10 has protein sequence MHSDIRVCSAWASAHDRPVYTFSESCPECGADAVNSAPAPFSPEDRWGEYRRKLKRRERE, from the coding sequence ATGCACTCGGACATCCGCGTCTGTTCGGCGTGGGCGTCCGCGCACGACCGGCCGGTCTATACGTTCTCCGAGTCCTGTCCGGAGTGTGGTGCCGACGCGGTGAACTCGGCGCCGGCGCCGTTCTCGCCCGAGGACCGCTGGGGCGAGTACCGACGCAAACTTAAGCGACGCGAACGCGAGTAG